The following is a genomic window from Chryseobacterium sp. StRB126.
AAGGTCATACTGTCCTAAAAGGAATCCTAAACGAACAGCTGATCTTCTTTGTGCAGGGGTTCCGTGGTGTCCCGGACTTGAAGTCTGATAATCTCCTATGCTTTGTGCAAATTCGTAAGCAGCAGCAATTTCAGAGAAATTAGTTTTGTTATAACCATTAGGTCTTCTTAAATAATATCCTGCGAAACCGTCTGCTTCAAGCTCATTAGGTCTTGCTGTGTTTTCGTTTACGGAAGGAAGTCCAAAGATATACTGTAACTGATGTCCATACTCATGAGCAAGGATCATTGCATTTACAATATCTCCGCCTTTGGCTTTTGCATCATAATAGATGGCGTATCCATAATAGATTTTTCCTGTAGAGTAAGAGATGGCATTGTACGTTGAATTGAAATTAGAGGGGTCATTCACAAATCTCAAAGTAGGATTGCTTCTTCCCCATAAACTTGCAATTTTAGTCATTTGGGAATTCATAAAATTGGTGTCTGTAGAATTCTGAAGTCCGGTCACCAAAACAGAAGATGAGCTCCAGTTATTGTCTACATAAGAACAGTTTTTTTCAACAGCTCCGGGTTGTTCAATTTTCGCACTAAGGCTTTCCTGTTGAGGAAGAACTGTTTCTTCCATTTTGTCATCGCGACATGCTGTCAGGAATGTTGCAGCAACGACGCCTGCTAGTAAGCAGAGGTTAAAGTTTCTTTTCATATAATTATTTAGTTGGTGAAACGAAGTTAAGAAATTATCTTTTATGTATGAGCACTTTAGTCTTAAAAATTATTCAAAACATAGTGAATATATTATTTCAATAAAAAACATTGCTTTGATTGTAAGGTGATTAGAATTTTATTTGTATATTTGCACCTCGAAATAACTAAAAATT
Proteins encoded in this region:
- a CDS encoding metalloprotease, whose amino-acid sequence is MKRNFNLCLLAGVVAATFLTACRDDKMEETVLPQQESLSAKIEQPGAVEKNCSYVDNNWSSSSVLVTGLQNSTDTNFMNSQMTKIASLWGRSNPTLRFVNDPSNFNSTYNAISYSTGKIYYGYAIYYDAKAKGGDIVNAMILAHEYGHQLQYIFGLPSVNENTARPNELEADGFAGYYLRRPNGYNKTNFSEIAAAYEFAQSIGDYQTSSPGHHGTPAQRRSAVRLGFLLGQYDLNASNFDYNFFYYYQGVLNGTYKMAKNTVNPEIDAYMSQYIDELRKIQSGEISAEEFKHLQ